A single Acidimicrobiia bacterium DNA region contains:
- a CDS encoding acyltransferase, translating to MVDEFRYFPEQESEDLEHIRSEILRYRSTFLMNDRERARFLGLPAGCRIRENAKILNPGRFTCGTDVWIGEGAILDAQGGLEIGDNTQIGLSVMIWSHTTHLQALAGETGKNKDLIAYTPTKVGSNTFIGGPSVIGPGVTIGDGVIISPLSFVERDLPDGAVYSNNRLRRHAERDMAKLQLEVDELRSEVARLRGVLGE from the coding sequence ATGGTCGACGAGTTCCGATACTTCCCCGAGCAAGAGTCCGAAGATCTCGAGCACATCCGAAGTGAAATTCTGCGCTACCGCAGTACTTTTCTGATGAATGATCGAGAGCGTGCACGGTTTCTCGGCCTCCCTGCCGGTTGTCGCATCCGGGAGAACGCAAAGATCCTCAACCCGGGTCGCTTCACGTGTGGTACCGACGTCTGGATCGGAGAGGGAGCCATCCTCGATGCTCAGGGCGGGTTGGAGATCGGCGACAACACACAAATCGGGCTGTCCGTGATGATATGGAGCCACACCACCCATTTGCAGGCGCTGGCGGGAGAAACGGGGAAGAACAAGGACCTCATCGCGTACACGCCCACGAAGGTCGGCAGCAATACCTTCATCGGTGGACCGAGTGTCATCGGGCCGGGTGTGACGATTGGCGATGGTGTCATCATCTCACCGCTCAGCTTCGTTGAACGCGACCTTCCGGATGGTGCGGTCTACAGCAACAACCGGTTGCGGCGACATGCAGAGCGTGACATGGCCAAGTTGCAGCTGGAGGTTGACGAGCTGCGATCTGAGGTGGCTCGTCTCAGGGGAGTGCTCGGCGAGTGA
- a CDS encoding glycosyltransferase, producing the protein MFELTTSESEEPFKGTVPGNQWPRIPVQALSDFEPSLRVAVVVPFFEDPEALELTLIGLAHQTYPSSLMEVVVADDGSEPPFQVPADHNGLQIRGVRQERDGFGLARARNLGARSNDADILVFLDADMVPVPEFVAAHARWHHLIPDGMVVGFRKHVDFEAIGPKAVRKALAEHGSLDGLFRDRLITTPEWIERHIERTGNLTSEHDDLYRVASGGNLSLRREFYLQLGGNDESFTEYGGEDNEFAYRALLAGAVIIPERAALAWHQGAGGWQQDDDGSGRRLTHINLQQRISEQSLRHSRPGRGYLVPHVGVVVHVRDEPVEQVILVVESILGNWFHDLHIEVRCHFVRPDSVLLAREFEFDPRVTIVDPNGPPIKDVAAVQMTVPLSAVLGPRTVDKVLAELQHGGPGALHLTVPQLSPSDGLVEVTQRRSVQRALRHVGALGSLPDALATLFGERWMPGGDFEIERYEAGNALAVWTPPGERTVIVRPTMEIDENKVTQLAKRLQRTESDLSNHRRRKVVRFMNLVGAVTRMKGVRAAARKLTAPAEEVRDLEVIEDELRSLIRRSPEDIQPE; encoded by the coding sequence ATGTTCGAGTTGACCACATCCGAGTCCGAAGAGCCGTTCAAAGGAACAGTCCCCGGCAATCAATGGCCCCGAATTCCGGTACAGGCTCTGAGTGATTTCGAACCCTCACTTCGAGTCGCGGTTGTCGTGCCGTTCTTCGAGGATCCCGAGGCCCTTGAACTGACCTTGATCGGGCTGGCCCATCAGACCTACCCCTCCAGCCTGATGGAGGTGGTCGTTGCCGATGATGGTTCGGAGCCCCCGTTCCAGGTGCCGGCCGATCACAATGGACTGCAGATACGCGGCGTTCGGCAGGAGCGCGATGGCTTCGGTCTCGCCCGAGCTCGGAATCTTGGAGCCCGTTCGAACGACGCCGACATCCTGGTGTTCCTCGATGCAGACATGGTGCCGGTGCCGGAGTTCGTAGCCGCTCACGCCCGATGGCACCATCTGATTCCCGATGGGATGGTGGTCGGCTTCCGAAAGCATGTCGATTTCGAAGCGATCGGCCCCAAGGCAGTTCGCAAAGCACTCGCCGAACACGGTTCTCTCGATGGCCTGTTTCGAGACCGCCTGATCACGACCCCCGAGTGGATCGAGCGCCATATCGAAAGAACGGGCAATCTCACCTCTGAACACGACGACCTGTACCGCGTCGCCAGCGGTGGCAACCTATCGCTGAGAAGGGAGTTCTATCTCCAACTCGGTGGAAACGACGAATCCTTCACCGAGTACGGGGGCGAAGACAACGAGTTCGCGTACCGGGCTTTGCTGGCGGGCGCTGTGATCATCCCCGAACGCGCTGCGCTTGCCTGGCACCAGGGTGCGGGAGGTTGGCAACAAGATGATGATGGGAGCGGCCGCCGACTCACTCACATCAACCTCCAACAACGGATCTCTGAGCAGTCCCTCCGGCACTCCCGCCCTGGTCGTGGGTATCTGGTGCCCCATGTTGGAGTCGTGGTTCACGTGAGAGACGAACCAGTCGAGCAGGTGATTCTGGTTGTGGAGTCCATCCTCGGGAACTGGTTCCACGATCTTCACATCGAGGTCAGGTGTCACTTCGTGCGACCCGATTCCGTGCTTCTCGCCCGCGAGTTCGAATTCGATCCCCGCGTCACGATCGTCGACCCCAATGGTCCGCCCATCAAAGACGTGGCGGCCGTCCAGATGACGGTTCCCCTAAGTGCAGTATTGGGTCCGAGGACTGTCGACAAGGTCCTTGCCGAATTGCAGCATGGCGGACCCGGGGCCTTGCACCTCACGGTTCCCCAGCTTTCCCCATCAGATGGTCTCGTCGAAGTAACCCAACGCCGATCGGTGCAGCGTGCCCTCCGCCACGTGGGCGCTCTCGGAAGCCTTCCGGATGCACTCGCAACCCTATTTGGTGAACGCTGGATGCCGGGCGGCGACTTCGAAATCGAACGATACGAAGCAGGCAACGCCCTGGCGGTTTGGACACCACCCGGCGAACGAACGGTGATCGTGCGCCCAACGATGGAGATCGATGAGAACAAGGTCACACAACTGGCCAAGCGCCTGCAGCGAACCGAATCGGATTTGTCGAATCATCGGAGGCGAAAGGTCGTCCGGTTCATGAACCTCGTGGGGGCGGTCACTCGAATGAAGGGCGTGCGAGCGGCTGCGCGCAAGCTGACTGCCCCAGCAGAGGAAGTTCGTGATCTCGAAGTAATCGAGGATGAGTTGCGGTCCTTGATCCGTCGATCGCCCGAAGACATTCAGCCTGAATAG
- a CDS encoding DegT/DnrJ/EryC1/StrS family aminotransferase, translating to MKPWLGDGEVAAAEETIRSGWVAQGPRVAEFEKALAGQVGAAHGVAVSSCTTGLHLALHALGIGPGDEVVVPSLSFIATANAPRYVGATPVFADVDPVTQNLTADTIEAVITPATRAVIVVHQVGMPAELDEIAALCHERNLTVIEDAACAIGSTYGGIAIGSHSDVVVFSFHPRKILTTGEGGMITTSSEDLADRMRRLRQHGMSVSAFDRHENTRVAIEQYVEMGYNFRMTDLQAAVGIVQLEKLPSMIERRRELAEEYRKGMAGIDGLQLPADPSYGTTNFQSYAVVLREGFPTSRNRLMEMMLERAISTRRGVMAAHREPAFAGHPHADLPVTEILTDTSIILPMYHEMSSSDLDRVVRCMADAAGA from the coding sequence ATGAAACCGTGGCTCGGCGACGGTGAGGTGGCCGCCGCGGAAGAGACGATCCGATCCGGCTGGGTTGCACAGGGTCCCCGGGTTGCGGAATTCGAAAAGGCGCTGGCCGGGCAAGTTGGAGCAGCTCATGGAGTTGCCGTGTCATCATGCACGACGGGATTGCACCTCGCACTTCACGCCCTCGGAATCGGTCCGGGCGACGAGGTCGTGGTCCCCTCCTTGTCGTTCATCGCCACCGCCAACGCTCCTCGCTACGTTGGCGCCACACCGGTCTTCGCGGACGTCGACCCCGTCACGCAGAACCTCACCGCCGATACAATTGAAGCCGTCATCACTCCGGCGACCCGGGCGGTCATCGTGGTCCATCAGGTCGGCATGCCGGCGGAGCTCGACGAGATCGCCGCATTGTGTCACGAACGAAACCTGACGGTGATCGAAGATGCAGCTTGTGCGATAGGTTCCACGTATGGGGGGATCGCGATCGGTTCTCACTCAGATGTGGTGGTGTTCTCGTTCCACCCGAGAAAGATCCTGACCACAGGCGAAGGCGGCATGATCACGACATCGAGCGAAGATCTGGCCGACCGAATGCGGCGGCTTCGCCAGCACGGCATGAGTGTGAGTGCTTTCGATCGGCACGAGAATACTCGGGTCGCAATCGAGCAGTACGTCGAGATGGGCTACAACTTCCGGATGACCGATCTCCAGGCTGCGGTGGGGATTGTTCAACTCGAGAAGCTCCCATCAATGATCGAAAGGCGCAGGGAGCTGGCGGAGGAGTATCGGAAAGGGATGGCAGGCATCGACGGGCTCCAACTCCCAGCCGACCCATCCTATGGCACCACGAATTTCCAATCGTACGCAGTTGTTCTTCGCGAAGGTTTTCCCACGTCGAGGAATCGTCTCATGGAGATGATGCTCGAGCGAGCGATCTCAACACGCCGGGGCGTAATGGCTGCCCATCGGGAGCCTGCGTTCGCCGGTCACCCCCACGCCGATCTTCCTGTCACCGAGATCCTGACCGACACGTCCATCATCTTGCCCATGTACCACGAGATGTCGTCGTCGGACCTGGACAGGGTTGTTCGCTGCATGGCCGACGCGGCGGGAGCCTGA
- a CDS encoding glycosyltransferase family A protein has protein sequence MTPYDLIICESDAAASAISAFVSDAGADDPSVFSLETPAWRGALALIEQAEHPLFVVGDGSRLGRLAAALTTAHLAERVEIAFVAGYETFGDRLDGLLETMSTKQAVTLKTLGGGDRSIPVIRFVQDSFDPLAVLEVALHLGDRSRRTRPGRRVGFLGQTGEKLLGGGVVVVQLSGAEDLRDAVSSLDFVVLDGDTEGLDRIGEVIEGASARTILVDAEQTVSKAVRVDLFSTSSALEPMPAMSLSPAVDERFVNPAGYSRSSKAGFVALVEDEARADRALLEAATQRTGGRPVSVMVAGGRSVIVHLREATGVVLVGSGFATPGSLATKMIELAAAGVPVMVAELNPAARAMVGEELAQLFSSVSAGDLVDENARELHSVKQRRLALRDHTFTQRWRAIDAHLGIPSIGRDQVTALIATNRPDHIDHALSQVARQNYPDLECVFVLHGDGFPADMEDRIAGGLDIETRVLRAPSEMVLGDVLNAGVWMASGDFVAKMDDDDFYGVDHIWDLVLAHSYSGAPLVGKAAEFVYLAPEDLTIRRFAGGAEAPTTTIAGGAFMVEKTVWKAVDGFRRLSVGEDRALVRDVLGVGGSVWRTHGFGFVLNRHGEGHSWLADSSYFIDQATSRRTGSDFEWCGI, from the coding sequence GTGACCCCCTACGATCTCATCATCTGCGAGTCCGACGCGGCAGCCTCCGCGATCAGTGCGTTTGTGAGCGACGCGGGCGCAGACGATCCCTCGGTCTTCTCTCTCGAGACACCGGCATGGAGAGGAGCGCTCGCCCTGATCGAGCAAGCCGAACACCCCCTCTTTGTTGTCGGAGATGGCTCACGCCTTGGCAGACTGGCGGCGGCGCTCACCACCGCACACCTGGCCGAACGAGTCGAGATAGCGTTCGTTGCCGGCTACGAGACATTCGGTGACCGGCTGGACGGTCTGCTCGAGACCATGTCCACGAAGCAGGCCGTGACGCTGAAAACGCTGGGTGGAGGTGACCGGTCGATTCCAGTGATTCGCTTCGTTCAAGACAGCTTTGATCCACTCGCCGTGCTCGAGGTCGCGTTGCATCTGGGCGATCGATCTCGCCGAACCAGACCCGGCCGCCGAGTGGGATTCCTGGGTCAGACCGGCGAGAAGCTGTTGGGTGGCGGCGTTGTCGTCGTTCAACTCAGCGGGGCGGAGGATCTACGCGACGCCGTTTCTTCTCTCGATTTCGTCGTGCTGGATGGTGATACCGAAGGTCTCGACCGAATCGGCGAAGTCATTGAGGGCGCATCGGCTCGGACCATCCTGGTCGATGCGGAACAGACAGTCTCCAAAGCGGTTCGAGTTGATCTCTTTTCCACTTCGAGTGCCCTCGAACCTATGCCTGCGATGTCTCTTTCCCCGGCTGTCGACGAGCGATTCGTCAATCCAGCTGGTTATTCACGGTCGAGCAAGGCTGGCTTCGTTGCCCTGGTGGAAGATGAGGCACGAGCTGATCGGGCGCTCCTCGAGGCGGCCACGCAGCGGACGGGGGGCCGACCAGTTTCCGTCATGGTGGCCGGAGGGAGATCCGTGATCGTCCATCTCAGAGAAGCGACGGGCGTCGTGCTTGTCGGCAGCGGCTTTGCGACCCCTGGGAGCCTGGCGACAAAGATGATTGAGTTGGCGGCAGCCGGTGTGCCGGTGATGGTTGCCGAATTGAACCCTGCTGCACGAGCGATGGTCGGAGAAGAACTTGCCCAACTGTTTTCCTCGGTATCGGCCGGAGATCTGGTGGACGAAAACGCTCGCGAGCTCCATAGCGTGAAACAGCGGAGGCTCGCCCTTCGCGATCATACGTTCACCCAGCGTTGGAGGGCCATCGACGCGCATCTCGGCATACCATCGATCGGCCGCGATCAGGTGACTGCGCTGATCGCGACCAACAGACCCGATCACATCGATCACGCCCTCAGCCAGGTCGCCCGGCAGAACTACCCGGATCTCGAGTGTGTGTTCGTGCTTCATGGGGACGGGTTTCCGGCCGATATGGAAGACCGAATTGCCGGCGGTCTAGACATTGAAACCCGGGTCCTTCGTGCGCCGTCGGAGATGGTTCTCGGAGATGTGCTCAACGCGGGAGTCTGGATGGCAAGTGGCGACTTTGTTGCCAAGATGGACGATGATGATTTCTACGGAGTTGACCACATCTGGGACCTCGTTCTCGCGCACTCGTACAGCGGCGCACCACTTGTCGGCAAGGCTGCAGAATTCGTGTACCTAGCGCCTGAGGATCTGACCATTCGCAGATTCGCGGGTGGAGCCGAAGCTCCGACGACCACGATTGCCGGAGGCGCGTTCATGGTCGAGAAAACCGTTTGGAAAGCCGTCGACGGGTTCCGACGTCTCTCTGTCGGCGAGGACCGGGCACTGGTTCGCGACGTCCTCGGCGTTGGCGGATCGGTCTGGAGAACCCACGGTTTCGGGTTTGTGCTGAATCGCCACGGGGAAGGGCACTCGTGGCTGGCGGACAGCAGCTACTTCATCGATCAAGCGACTTCGCGACGTACTGGGAGCGATTTCGAGTGGTGTGGAATATGA
- a CDS encoding Gfo/Idh/MocA family oxidoreductase: MKPVGVAVVGAGYWGPNLVRNFAAHNSTDVRWVCDLSLERAARTVGPLAGVKATVDLQEVLADPEVEAVAIATPAGTHAALAAACFEAGKHVLVEKPLARTVEEGERMVATAESLGLVLMTDHTFCYTGAVRKIRDLVKSGSLGDLQYFDSVRINLGLIQSDIDVFWDLAPHDLSILDFILPDDVVPLGVSAQGADPLGVGHPCVGFFSLPLSNGSIAHAHVNWLSPTKVRTTTVGGSKKMLVWDDLKPAQRISVFDTGVELEPLDDQARRRTLVSYRTGEMVAPVLDESEALKLVAGEFASAIREGRAPLTDGRAGLRVLKVLAAIHDSLAAGGATIPLDLDA; the protein is encoded by the coding sequence ATGAAGCCTGTTGGTGTTGCCGTTGTCGGAGCGGGGTACTGGGGCCCAAACCTGGTGCGGAATTTCGCTGCACACAATTCGACCGATGTGCGGTGGGTTTGCGATCTGTCACTCGAAAGGGCCGCCAGAACCGTCGGGCCTCTAGCGGGCGTCAAGGCCACGGTCGACCTTCAGGAAGTGCTGGCCGATCCCGAGGTGGAGGCCGTGGCAATCGCCACACCGGCGGGAACTCATGCAGCTCTGGCGGCCGCTTGTTTTGAGGCAGGCAAGCATGTTCTTGTCGAGAAACCTCTCGCCCGGACGGTGGAAGAAGGCGAGCGGATGGTGGCCACGGCCGAGAGCCTCGGGCTGGTGCTGATGACAGATCACACGTTCTGCTACACCGGGGCCGTGCGAAAGATACGGGATCTTGTTAAGAGCGGCTCTCTGGGTGATCTGCAGTACTTCGACTCTGTACGGATCAACCTCGGCCTCATTCAGTCCGACATAGACGTCTTCTGGGATCTGGCACCGCACGACTTGTCGATACTGGACTTCATCCTTCCAGACGATGTTGTACCTCTCGGTGTGTCTGCGCAGGGTGCAGACCCTCTTGGAGTAGGGCACCCGTGCGTCGGGTTCTTCTCTCTGCCGCTCTCCAACGGTTCCATCGCCCATGCCCACGTGAACTGGCTGAGCCCTACCAAGGTCCGGACAACGACCGTCGGTGGGTCGAAGAAGATGCTCGTTTGGGATGATTTGAAACCGGCGCAGCGAATCAGCGTGTTTGACACAGGTGTCGAACTCGAGCCTCTCGACGACCAGGCGCGACGCCGTACCCTGGTGTCGTACCGCACGGGCGAAATGGTGGCCCCGGTTCTGGATGAATCCGAGGCGCTGAAACTCGTTGCTGGGGAGTTCGCCTCTGCAATCCGGGAGGGAAGAGCCCCTTTGACGGACGGCAGGGCCGGCCTACGAGTCTTGAAGGTACTCGCGGCTATTCACGACAGCCTGGCGGCAGGCGGGGCCACGATTCCGCTCGACTTGGATGCGTGA
- a CDS encoding NAD-dependent epimerase/dehydratase family protein — MSEVGGLTIAVTGGAGFIGSHLVERIVEAGPAACIVIDDLSTGSLDNLRPVLDSIHFIEGDICAEAVAAQLSTADLVFHLAVRNVRASIAHPAENLRVNANGTLAALEAMRTGDQGRFVYVSSSEVYGLPESGLFSESIVPAPTTVYGAGKLAGELIAQAYHRTYGMDTRVIRPFNNFGPRSHFEGDSGEVIPKFILRALANRPLLIHGDGRQTRDFMYVEDTARWLMQLAGVDELIGDVVNIGSGRDTSVAELAAMILTATGSASEVIHGEERPGDLPKLRADVTKVSSIVPFELSTDLADGLRRTIEFFADQDVEELLSAEVERNWI; from the coding sequence ATGAGTGAGGTCGGCGGGCTCACCATCGCTGTGACGGGCGGCGCTGGGTTCATCGGTTCTCATCTGGTGGAGCGCATCGTTGAGGCGGGTCCGGCCGCGTGTATCGTGATCGACGATCTCTCGACGGGGAGCCTGGACAATCTTCGTCCGGTGCTGGATTCAATTCACTTCATCGAGGGCGACATCTGTGCCGAGGCAGTGGCAGCTCAGTTGTCGACCGCGGATCTGGTATTCCATCTGGCGGTGCGGAACGTGCGTGCATCGATCGCGCATCCTGCGGAGAATCTCCGCGTCAATGCCAACGGCACGCTGGCTGCGCTCGAAGCGATGCGGACCGGTGATCAGGGGCGATTCGTATACGTGTCGTCGTCGGAGGTGTACGGCCTGCCCGAATCGGGGCTGTTCTCGGAGTCGATCGTGCCTGCACCCACCACCGTGTACGGGGCTGGAAAGCTCGCAGGAGAACTCATTGCACAGGCATACCATCGGACCTACGGGATGGACACGCGGGTGATTCGTCCATTCAACAACTTCGGCCCGCGTTCTCATTTCGAAGGCGATTCTGGTGAGGTGATTCCGAAATTCATCCTGCGTGCGTTGGCCAATCGTCCGCTGCTCATCCACGGCGACGGACGGCAGACGCGCGATTTCATGTACGTGGAGGACACGGCCCGCTGGCTGATGCAACTCGCCGGAGTCGACGAACTGATCGGAGATGTCGTCAATATCGGGAGCGGGCGCGACACTTCGGTCGCCGAGTTGGCGGCCATGATCCTGACGGCCACCGGGTCGGCGAGCGAGGTGATTCACGGCGAGGAGCGCCCCGGCGACCTACCCAAGTTACGAGCAGACGTGACCAAGGTGTCTTCAATCGTGCCTTTCGAGTTGTCTACCGACCTCGCGGACGGCCTGAGGCGAACTATTGAGTTTTTCGCCGACCAGGACGTCGAGGAGTTGCTGTCGGCAGAAGTGGAGCGGAATTGGATTTGA
- a CDS encoding glycosyltransferase family 39 protein: MTSPPSDTARSAKTPFADCAGIAAFAIVGVLWVIFAAEEPLHIDELRQTRAYAGGPEQWVGTSWGMNQPPLEITLGAIWRRLFGASDYAERLFPVIVGLLSLILLARLAIRFSGKKLAAPIAILAYGLSPLVFRTTALMRPYAIPTFFSLLFLTTLIDLRDRGPSRLRITSAVVGGAGLLLSHALIPVLVAGVAVLGLFAMKARKQPDSSGAALARRIALGVTLLGLLMPIALRFKNPTFFESPVAYSLSDRLVDAVELTTTAARSNFGWALLPLVLSLVLLMIPSFRPQRGELWWFIALIGIPVGVSAVFFVTVAPGYPYPDRYLHDIMLSGAIGLGLVGSRWETRDRRPWQGLAFGAIGLAVAGSFVTLSIPAFQHEVTTERFLDWAEGTDLIMEHLDSDVVILFEPLVPFPSYQSLFYGQPRYLPDSYVVRMSRLIVDSGHMLGDGPIAVLLVGSQASTIAPPGWRIEQSGIWQLLIPPPAIENDAVAVLEELEAAITDDLYDLVLRMHIAIALAERGDIEEAYSTLEAIDRPAGNDPQQLYDRYTSKVQERIALLQP; this comes from the coding sequence ATGACGAGTCCGCCTAGCGATACCGCCAGATCAGCAAAGACCCCGTTCGCCGACTGCGCGGGTATCGCAGCATTTGCCATTGTCGGGGTCCTATGGGTCATCTTCGCAGCTGAGGAACCCCTGCACATCGATGAACTCCGCCAAACGAGGGCGTATGCGGGTGGACCCGAGCAGTGGGTCGGAACCTCGTGGGGGATGAATCAACCGCCCCTGGAGATCACGCTTGGCGCTATCTGGCGACGCCTCTTCGGTGCTAGCGATTATGCGGAGCGGCTCTTCCCGGTCATCGTCGGATTGCTGTCTCTCATCCTTCTCGCCCGTCTCGCCATTCGGTTCTCAGGCAAGAAGCTGGCCGCGCCGATTGCGATTCTCGCCTACGGACTCTCGCCCCTGGTCTTCCGAACGACGGCGCTCATGAGGCCCTATGCCATTCCCACATTCTTCAGCCTGTTGTTCCTCACAACGCTCATCGATCTGCGGGACCGGGGACCGTCCAGGCTCCGGATCACCTCCGCGGTGGTCGGCGGGGCCGGACTGCTCCTCAGTCACGCCCTCATTCCGGTCTTGGTCGCCGGCGTGGCTGTATTGGGCCTCTTTGCGATGAAGGCCCGCAAACAACCGGATTCAAGTGGGGCGGCGCTGGCCCGTCGCATCGCCCTCGGTGTGACGCTGCTGGGATTGCTCATGCCGATCGCCCTTCGATTCAAGAACCCGACCTTCTTCGAATCGCCCGTCGCCTACTCGCTCTCTGATCGCCTGGTAGACGCTGTCGAATTGACGACAACGGCAGCTCGTTCGAATTTTGGATGGGCACTCCTTCCATTGGTGCTGTCGTTGGTTTTGTTGATGATTCCATCCTTCCGACCGCAGAGAGGCGAGTTGTGGTGGTTCATCGCGCTCATTGGGATCCCGGTTGGTGTTTCCGCCGTCTTCTTCGTAACCGTTGCGCCTGGATATCCGTATCCGGATCGATACCTGCACGACATCATGCTCTCGGGAGCTATCGGGTTAGGTCTGGTCGGGTCAAGGTGGGAAACCAGGGACCGGCGGCCCTGGCAGGGCCTGGCGTTCGGCGCTATCGGACTAGCAGTGGCAGGTTCCTTTGTCACCCTTTCAATTCCTGCGTTCCAGCACGAAGTCACCACCGAACGGTTCCTCGACTGGGCTGAAGGGACGGACCTGATCATGGAGCACCTTGATTCAGATGTGGTGATCCTCTTCGAACCGCTGGTCCCGTTTCCCAGCTACCAATCGCTGTTCTACGGACAACCCCGATACCTTCCCGACTCGTACGTCGTCAGAATGTCTCGCCTCATAGTCGACTCTGGTCACATGCTCGGCGACGGTCCGATCGCGGTTCTGCTCGTTGGATCGCAGGCGTCGACAATCGCACCACCCGGCTGGCGAATAGAGCAGAGTGGCATTTGGCAGCTCCTCATCCCTCCCCCCGCCATCGAGAACGATGCCGTAGCTGTACTGGAAGAACTCGAAGCAGCCATCACCGACGACCTCTACGACCTGGTCCTGCGAATGCACATAGCGATCGCCCTCGCCGAACGCGGTGATATCGAGGAGGCCTACTCGACCCTAGAAGCCATAGACCGACCGGCGGGCAACGATCCACAACAGCTATACGACCGGTACACCTCAAAGGTCCAAGAGAGGATCGCGCTTCTCCAACCATAA
- a CDS encoding acyltransferase, translating to MTSGRPAFRAENQVISPDVELGDGARVSSFVNLYGCRIGEDTTIGAFVEVQRGAVIGRACKISSHTFVCEGVTIEDECFIGHGVMFTNDKTPRATRPDGTPQGSDDWTLEPTVVKKRASIGSGAIILAGVTIGEGAMVGAGAIVTHDVPDGALVVGVPGRVVGAAPDMEGAS from the coding sequence ATGACCAGCGGACGTCCGGCGTTCAGAGCAGAAAACCAGGTCATCTCTCCAGATGTGGAGCTTGGTGACGGAGCACGAGTTTCCTCATTCGTCAATCTATACGGTTGCCGTATCGGCGAGGACACCACGATCGGAGCCTTCGTCGAAGTGCAACGGGGCGCAGTGATCGGCAGGGCCTGCAAGATCTCGAGCCACACGTTCGTTTGCGAAGGCGTCACGATCGAGGATGAGTGTTTCATCGGCCACGGTGTGATGTTCACCAACGACAAAACCCCTCGGGCCACCCGCCCTGATGGCACTCCGCAGGGGTCAGATGATTGGACCTTGGAGCCGACCGTCGTCAAGAAGCGCGCATCGATCGGATCGGGGGCCATCATCCTGGCTGGAGTGACCATCGGCGAGGGGGCAATGGTGGGTGCCGGGGCCATCGTTACCCACGACGTTCCAGACGGTGCACTGGTAGTAGGTGTGCCCGGCCGGGTCGTCGGAGCCGCGCCGGACATGGAAGGAGCATCATGA
- a CDS encoding DegT/DnrJ/EryC1/StrS family aminotransferase yields the protein MNVPFLDLGAQHRPLRSEILAAWEEVYDATRFVGSREVKAFESSFAEAHETAHCVAVSSGTDALYLGLLGLGVGPGDEVVVPANTFIATAEAVSHTGATPRFVDCDPVTKNIDVGRAIAALEDPKVKGVIGVHLYGQPCDLDPLHEAADRMDRWVMEDAAQAHLARYKDRSVGSIGRLAGFSFYPGKNLGAPGEGGAILTNDSALAEAMVELRDHGQTKKYHSSRIGFNSRMHEIVGATLNVKLPHLARWTEQRRAVADRYSRLLSDGDGIQLPVDAEWAYSVYHLFVVHVPNRDRVTELMQAAGISVGLHYPVPVHLQQAYASMGHAMGDFPMAEESASSLLSLPMYAELTDEQIVYVAETLLSAVERATDE from the coding sequence ATGAACGTCCCATTTCTCGACCTGGGGGCGCAACACCGTCCTTTGCGGAGCGAGATTCTGGCCGCCTGGGAAGAGGTCTACGACGCGACCCGCTTCGTGGGCAGCCGCGAGGTCAAGGCCTTCGAGTCGTCATTTGCCGAGGCTCACGAAACCGCTCACTGCGTCGCCGTGAGCTCGGGAACCGATGCTCTCTACCTTGGCTTGCTCGGACTCGGTGTAGGACCTGGAGACGAAGTCGTGGTGCCGGCCAACACGTTCATCGCCACCGCGGAAGCCGTGAGCCACACCGGCGCCACACCCCGTTTCGTCGATTGCGACCCCGTCACCAAGAACATCGACGTTGGCCGGGCGATTGCGGCGCTCGAGGATCCCAAGGTCAAGGGAGTGATCGGAGTGCACCTCTACGGTCAGCCGTGCGACCTCGACCCGCTTCACGAGGCGGCCGACCGCATGGATCGCTGGGTGATGGAAGACGCCGCCCAAGCGCACCTCGCCAGGTACAAGGATCGGTCGGTGGGCAGTATTGGACGATTGGCAGGGTTCTCGTTCTATCCGGGAAAGAACCTGGGAGCCCCAGGTGAGGGAGGGGCGATACTCACCAACGACAGCGCGCTGGCGGAGGCAATGGTCGAGTTGCGTGATCACGGCCAGACGAAGAAGTACCACAGTTCGCGCATCGGATTCAACAGCAGGATGCACGAGATCGTCGGCGCCACGCTCAACGTCAAACTGCCACACCTCGCCCGCTGGACTGAGCAACGGCGAGCAGTGGCCGACCGGTACAGCCGGTTGCTGAGCGACGGGGATGGTATACAGCTACCGGTGGATGCGGAATGGGCGTATTCGGTGTATCACCTCTTCGTGGTACACGTACCGAATAGGGACCGGGTGACGGAACTGATGCAAGCGGCCGGGATCAGCGTGGGCTTGCATTACCCGGTGCCGGTTCATCTTCAGCAGGCATATGCATCCATGGGACATGCAATGGGAGATTTCCCCATGGCGGAGGAGAGCGCATCCTCGTTGCTCTCGCTCCCGATGTATGCGGAACTCACCGACGAACAGATCGTCTACGTAGCGGAGACGCTGCTTTCTGCGGTCGAGCGAGCGACTGATGAGTGA